A section of the Paracoccaceae bacterium genome encodes:
- a CDS encoding transposase — translation MARKRHSDEDVLKLLREIELKLTGGSDVASACRSVGISDATYYNWRKRFGGMGRSQLSEMRSLEKENGRLKKIVAELELDKLILKESLNYLKPRA, via the coding sequence ATGGCACGGAAACGGCATTCGGACGAAGATGTATTGAAGCTGCTGCGTGAGATTGAGCTGAAGCTGACGGGAGGAAGTGACGTTGCATCGGCGTGTCGTAGCGTCGGCATCAGCGATGCGACATATTACAACTGGCGGAAACGGTTTGGTGGTATGGGACGGTCGCAGTTGTCGGAGATGCGCAGCCTGGAAAAGGAGAATGGGCGTCTCAAGAAGATCGTCGCTGAGCTTGAATTGGACAAGCTGATCCTCAAAGAAAGCCTGAACTACTTAAAGCCCAGGGCCTGA
- a CDS encoding IS3 family transposase encodes MGSSVRPLFIRAKSSRPRSGGPAGSSVLARSSLQYRPAPKDDDALRLALIRLAKQYGRYGYRKVSELLRIEGWRVNHKKVERLWQEEGLQLPQRHRKRRRLYHKDSSIIRLRPTHPNHIWSIDFVHDKLSNGRSYKMLTVLDEYTRQALAVEVRSRMGAEDVLEALYPLLLCHGTPEYIRSDNGPEFVAKAMQEWLVRVGVRPIRIYPGSPWENGYNERFNGTLRHEILNAEWFTTTKQAQIVINHWLKQYNHTRPHQALNMRPPMPETLIRNGPELGG; translated from the coding sequence CTGGGGAGCTCCGTCAGGCCGTTATTCATACGCGCCAAAAGCTCGCGACCTCGGAGCGGAGGACCTGCCGGGTCGTCGGTCTTGGCGCGAAGCTCTCTGCAATATCGACCCGCGCCAAAAGACGATGATGCTCTACGGCTCGCTTTGATCCGCCTGGCCAAGCAATATGGGCGCTACGGCTATCGTAAAGTTTCGGAACTCCTGCGCATCGAGGGCTGGCGGGTCAATCATAAGAAGGTTGAGCGTCTCTGGCAGGAAGAAGGACTGCAACTCCCGCAGCGGCACAGGAAGCGCAGACGGCTTTATCACAAGGACAGCTCGATCATTCGCCTCAGGCCGACGCATCCGAACCACATCTGGAGCATCGACTTCGTTCACGACAAGCTCAGCAATGGCCGGAGCTACAAGATGCTGACCGTTCTGGATGAGTACACCCGGCAGGCCCTGGCCGTGGAAGTTCGCAGCAGGATGGGCGCCGAAGATGTTCTGGAGGCGCTATATCCGCTGCTCCTCTGCCATGGCACGCCGGAGTATATCCGCTCCGACAACGGCCCAGAGTTCGTAGCCAAGGCGATGCAGGAGTGGTTGGTTCGCGTTGGTGTTCGACCAATTAGAATCTATCCGGGGTCCCCTTGGGAAAACGGATACAACGAGAGGTTCAACGGCACTCTCCGGCACGAGATCCTCAACGCTGAATGGTTCACAACAACGAAACAGGCACAGATCGTCATCAATCATTGGCTTAAGCAGTACAACCACACACGTCCGCACCAGGCTCTGAACATGCGACCACCAATGCCAGAAACTCTAATCAGAAATGGCCCAGAACTTGGGGGCTAG
- the aspS gene encoding aspartate--tRNA ligase yields the protein MHAYRTHTCADLRAEHVGDTVRLSGWVHRVRDHGGVLFIDLRDHYGMTQVLADPDSPVFAEVEKVRSEWCIRIDGVVKARDASLVNDKIPTGAVEVFVRDIEVLGAADELPLMVFGDQEYPEETRLKYRFLDLRRDQLQANMKLRSDVVRDLRERMWAQDFNEFQTPILTASSPEGARDFLVPSRLHPGKFYALPQAPQQFKQLIMVSGYDKYFQIAPCFRDEDPRADRSPTDFYQLDMEMSFFTQDDVFACIEPVIRGCFERFGKGRSVDQTWERISYADSALWYGTDKPDLRNPIKMQVVSEHFRGSGFAIFAKLLENEGTEIRAIPAPGGGSRKFCDRMNSFAQAQGLPGMGYIFWRDQGEGMEAAGPLAKNIGPERTEAIRQQLGLKVGDAAFFLGGKPAHFEAVAGRARVEIGNELGLTDTDRFAFAWIVDFPMYEADEETGKIDFSHNPFSMPQGGLDALEGDPLEVLGFQYDLACNGYELISGAIRNHRPEIMFKAFELAGYPKSEVEARFGGMVKAFQYGAPPHGGCAAGIDRMVMLLADEANIREVIMFPMNQRAEDLMMGAPSEPMNEQLRELGLRVLPKD from the coding sequence TTTTCGCCGAGGTTGAGAAGGTGCGCTCAGAATGGTGCATCCGCATCGACGGCGTCGTCAAGGCGCGCGACGCGTCGCTGGTGAACGACAAGATCCCCACCGGCGCGGTCGAGGTTTTCGTTAGAGATATTGAGGTGTTAGGCGCCGCAGATGAACTGCCGCTTATGGTGTTTGGCGATCAGGAATACCCGGAAGAAACGCGCCTGAAATACCGGTTCCTCGACCTCAGGCGTGACCAGTTGCAGGCCAACATGAAGCTGCGCAGCGACGTGGTGCGCGACCTGCGCGAACGCATGTGGGCGCAGGACTTCAACGAATTCCAGACGCCAATCCTGACCGCCAGCAGCCCCGAAGGCGCGCGCGATTTTCTGGTGCCGTCCCGCCTGCACCCCGGCAAATTCTACGCCCTGCCGCAGGCCCCTCAGCAGTTCAAACAGCTGATCATGGTCAGCGGCTACGACAAATACTTCCAGATCGCGCCTTGTTTCCGCGACGAAGACCCGCGCGCGGATCGCTCGCCCACCGATTTCTACCAGCTTGATATGGAGATGAGCTTCTTCACCCAGGACGATGTCTTCGCTTGTATCGAGCCGGTGATTCGCGGCTGTTTTGAACGTTTCGGCAAGGGGCGAAGCGTGGATCAGACGTGGGAGCGTATCTCCTACGCCGACAGCGCCCTCTGGTACGGCACCGACAAGCCGGACCTGCGCAACCCGATCAAGATGCAGGTCGTCAGCGAGCACTTCCGCGGATCCGGCTTCGCGATCTTCGCCAAACTGCTGGAAAACGAGGGCACCGAAATCCGCGCCATCCCGGCACCGGGCGGCGGGTCGCGCAAGTTCTGCGACCGCATGAACAGCTTTGCCCAGGCACAGGGCCTGCCGGGGATGGGGTATATTTTCTGGCGCGATCAGGGCGAGGGCATGGAAGCCGCAGGCCCCCTCGCCAAAAACATCGGCCCGGAACGCACCGAGGCGATCCGCCAGCAACTGGGGCTGAAGGTCGGCGATGCAGCCTTCTTCCTCGGCGGCAAGCCGGCGCATTTCGAAGCTGTCGCAGGCCGCGCGCGGGTCGAGATTGGCAATGAGCTCGGCCTCACCGACACCGACCGCTTCGCCTTCGCCTGGATCGTCGACTTCCCAATGTACGAGGCGGACGAGGAAACCGGCAAGATCGATTTTTCCCACAACCCGTTCTCGATGCCACAGGGCGGGTTGGATGCGCTGGAGGGCGACCCGCTGGAGGTCCTCGGCTTCCAGTATGACCTCGCCTGCAACGGCTATGAACTCATCAGCGGCGCGATCCGGAACCACCGGCCCGAGATCATGTTCAAAGCCTTCGAACTGGCCGGATACCCGAAATCCGAGGTCGAAGCCCGCTTTGGCGGCATGGTCAAAGCCTTCCAATACGGCGCCCCGCCCCACGGCGGCTGCGCGGCAGGCATCGACCGCATGGTCATGCTGCTGGCGGATGAGGCGAACATTCGTGAGGTCATCATGTTCCCGATGAACCAGCGCGCCGAAGACCTGATGATGGGCGCCCCGTCCGAGCCGATGAACGAACAACTGCGCGAGCTGGGGCTACGGGTGCTGCCGAAGGACTGA
- a CDS encoding response regulator, with protein MNFGDMNTGQRPTTERPLLGHTVLLVEDSRFASEAVRLMCLRSGARIRRADRLASAERHLRSYCPTVAIVDLGLPDGSGAELIETLMKATPRVSVLLGTSGDDGAAELAMDAGADGFLAKPIASLVAFQQIILSHLPQAMQPAGLFALPSNPLAEPPDDLAFRDDIAHIATLLAQDNDGPTLDYVAQFLGGLARVAEDHPLEAAAAALARARDSGADPLPDVSDLSNLVQDRLRDRRMVG; from the coding sequence ATGAATTTCGGCGATATGAACACGGGCCAGCGCCCCACGACCGAGCGGCCATTGCTGGGCCACACCGTTCTTCTGGTCGAAGACAGCCGCTTTGCCAGCGAAGCGGTGCGCCTGATGTGCCTGCGCAGCGGCGCGCGCATTCGGCGTGCCGACCGCCTGGCCAGTGCCGAGCGGCATTTGCGCAGCTATTGCCCCACGGTCGCGATTGTCGATCTTGGGTTGCCCGACGGATCGGGGGCAGAGTTGATCGAAACATTGATGAAGGCCACGCCGCGCGTTTCGGTCCTGCTGGGAACCTCGGGCGATGATGGAGCGGCAGAATTGGCGATGGACGCAGGTGCCGACGGGTTTCTGGCCAAACCGATCGCAAGCCTGGTCGCGTTTCAGCAGATCATCCTGTCGCATTTGCCCCAGGCCATGCAGCCCGCAGGTTTGTTCGCGCTGCCGTCCAACCCGCTTGCCGAACCGCCGGATGATCTGGCGTTTCGCGATGACATCGCCCATATCGCCACGCTGCTGGCGCAGGACAATGATGGGCCAACGCTGGATTATGTCGCGCAGTTTCTGGGCGGGCTGGCGCGGGTTGCGGAAGATCATCCGCTGGAAGCGGCGGCCGCCGCGCTGGCACGCGCGCGCGATTCCGGGGCAGACCCGTTGCCCGATGTCAGCGACCTGTCGAATCTGGTGCAGGATCGGCTGAGAGACCGGCGCATGGTCGGATAA
- a CDS encoding IS3 family transposase, with product MGQADPQRKPELLKAQGLTTGELRQAVIHTRQKLATSERRTCRVVGLARSSLQYRPAPKDDDALRLALIRLAKQYGRYGYRKVSELLRIEGWRVNHKKVERLWQEEGLQLPQRHRKRRRLYHKDSSIIRLRPTHPNHIWSIDFVHDKLSNGRSYKMLTVLDEYTRQALAVEVRSRMGAEDVLEALYPLLLCHGTPEYIRSDNGPEFIAKAMQEWLVRVGVRPIRIYPGSPWENGYNERFNGTLRHEILNAEWFTTTKQAQIVINHWLKQYNHTRPHQALNMRPPMPETLIRNGPELGG from the coding sequence ATTGGACAAGCTGATCCTCAAAGAAAGCCTGAACTACTTAAAGCCCAGGGCCTGACGACTGGGGAGCTCCGTCAGGCCGTTATTCATACGCGCCAAAAGCTCGCGACCTCGGAGCGGAGGACCTGCCGGGTCGTCGGTCTGGCGCGAAGCTCTCTGCAATATCGACCCGCGCCAAAAGACGATGATGCTCTACGGCTCGCTTTGATCCGCCTGGCCAAGCAATATGGGCGCTACGGCTATCGTAAAGTTTCGGAACTCCTGCGCATCGAGGGCTGGCGGGTCAATCATAAGAAGGTTGAGCGTCTCTGGCAGGAAGAAGGACTGCAACTCCCGCAGCGGCACAGGAAGCGCAGACGGCTTTATCACAAGGACAGCTCGATCATTCGCCTCAGGCCGACGCATCCGAACCACATCTGGAGCATCGACTTCGTTCACGACAAGCTCAGCAATGGCCGGAGCTACAAGATGCTGACCGTTCTGGATGAGTACACCCGGCAGGCCCTGGCCGTGGAAGTTCGCAGCAGGATGGGCGCCGAAGATGTTCTGGAGGCGCTATATCCGCTGCTCCTCTGCCATGGCACGCCGGAGTATATCCGCTCCGACAACGGCCCAGAGTTCATAGCCAAGGCGATGCAGGAGTGGTTGGTTCGCGTTGGTGTTCGACCAATTAGAATCTATCCGGGGTCCCCTTGGGAAAACGGATACAACGAGAGGTTCAACGGCACTCTCCGGCACGAGATCCTCAACGCTGAATGGTTCACAACAACGAAACAGGCACAGATCGTCATCAATCATTGGCTTAAGCAGTACAACCACACACGTCCGCACCAGGCTCTGAACATGCGACCACCAATGCCAGAAACTCTAATCAGAAATGGCCCAGAACTTGGGGGCTAG
- the mce gene encoding methylmalonyl-CoA epimerase, whose protein sequence is MIGRLNHVAIAVPDLAAAAEDYRTRLGAKVGPPLPQPDHGVTVIFITLPNTKIELLEPLGDASPIAGFLEKSPSGGIHHICYEVDDIIAARDQLVATGARILGGGEPRTGAHGKPVLFLHPKDFTGTLIELEEA, encoded by the coding sequence ATGATCGGCCGCCTCAACCACGTCGCCATTGCCGTGCCGGACCTTGCGGCCGCGGCCGAAGATTACCGCACCCGTCTGGGGGCCAAGGTTGGCCCGCCCCTGCCGCAGCCCGACCACGGTGTCACGGTGATCTTCATCACCCTGCCCAACACCAAGATTGAATTGCTCGAACCGCTGGGCGACGCCAGCCCTATTGCAGGGTTCCTCGAAAAATCCCCCTCGGGGGGTATCCATCATATCTGTTACGAGGTTGACGACATCATCGCCGCGCGCGACCAGCTGGTCGCGACAGGCGCACGCATTCTGGGCGGCGGAGAGCCCCGGACAGGCGCCCACGGCAAGCCCGTCCTGTTCCTGCACCCGAAAGACTTCACCGGCACCCTGATCGAGTTGGAGGAAGCCTGA
- the lepA gene encoding elongation factor 4: MTDLNKIRNFSIVAHIDHGKSTLADRLIQLTGTVAARDMQEQLLDSMDIERERGITIKANTVRIEYPAKDGQTYILNLIDTPGHVDFAYEVSRSMRAVEGSLLVVDATQGVEAQTLANVYQAIDADHEIVPVLNKIDLPASEPEKVCEQIEDVIGIDASEACMISAKTGVGIPDVLEAIVTRLPAPKGDTDAPLKAMLVDSYYDAYLGVVVLIRVIDGVIRKGDRIRMMATGGLYNVERLGVFRPKMENIASLGPGEIGFLTASIKQVRDTRVGDTITTEKKGTTQALPGFKPAQPVVFCGLFPVDSAEFEDLREAIEKLALNDASFSHEMETSAALGFGFRCGFLGLLHLEVIRDRLEREYGIELITTAPSVIYQIFDRAGNMTELHNPADMPDPATIDHIEEPRIKATILVPDEYLGDVLKLCQDRRGIQLDLTYAGTRAMVVYDLPLNEVVFDFYDRLKSVTKGYASFDYQMIGYREDFLVKMSVLVNEEPVDALSMMVHRDRAEMRGRAMVEKLKELIPRHMFKIPIQAAIGGRVIARETLSAMRKDVTAKCYGGDATRKRKLLDKQKAGKKKMRQFGKVDIPQEAFINALKMDG, from the coding sequence ATGACCGACCTGAACAAAATCCGCAATTTCTCGATCGTCGCCCATATCGACCACGGGAAATCCACGCTTGCCGACCGGCTGATCCAGCTGACTGGCACCGTTGCCGCCCGCGACATGCAGGAACAGCTGCTTGACTCGATGGATATCGAACGCGAACGCGGCATCACCATCAAGGCCAACACCGTGCGGATCGAATATCCGGCGAAGGACGGGCAGACCTACATCCTGAACCTGATCGACACCCCCGGCCACGTCGATTTCGCCTATGAGGTTTCCCGCTCCATGCGCGCCGTCGAAGGGTCGCTGCTGGTGGTGGACGCGACCCAGGGGGTCGAGGCGCAGACCCTCGCCAACGTCTATCAGGCCATCGACGCCGATCATGAAATCGTCCCGGTCCTCAACAAGATCGACCTGCCCGCGTCCGAACCCGAAAAGGTCTGCGAACAGATCGAGGATGTGATCGGCATCGACGCGTCCGAGGCTTGCATGATCTCCGCCAAAACCGGCGTCGGCATCCCCGACGTGCTAGAGGCTATCGTCACCCGCCTGCCGGCCCCCAAGGGCGACACCGACGCGCCGCTGAAGGCGATGCTGGTCGACAGCTATTACGATGCCTATCTCGGCGTCGTCGTCCTGATCCGCGTCATCGACGGCGTGATCCGCAAGGGCGACCGCATCCGCATGATGGCGACCGGCGGCCTCTATAACGTCGAACGCCTCGGCGTGTTCCGCCCGAAGATGGAGAATATCGCCAGCCTCGGCCCCGGCGAAATCGGCTTCCTCACCGCCAGCATCAAACAGGTCCGCGACACCCGTGTCGGCGATACGATCACCACTGAAAAGAAAGGCACGACCCAGGCACTGCCCGGTTTCAAACCCGCCCAGCCTGTCGTCTTCTGCGGCCTCTTCCCCGTCGATTCCGCCGAATTCGAAGACCTGCGTGAGGCGATCGAGAAGCTCGCCCTGAACGACGCCTCCTTCAGCCACGAAATGGAAACCTCCGCCGCGCTCGGCTTCGGCTTCCGCTGCGGCTTCCTCGGCCTGCTGCATCTGGAGGTTATCCGCGACCGCCTGGAACGCGAATACGGGATCGAGCTGATTACCACCGCCCCCAGCGTCATCTACCAGATCTTCGACCGCGCCGGGAACATGACCGAACTGCACAACCCCGCCGACATGCCCGACCCCGCGACCATCGACCATATCGAGGAACCGCGCATCAAGGCCACGATCCTGGTCCCGGATGAGTACCTCGGCGACGTCCTGAAACTCTGCCAGGACCGCCGCGGTATCCAGCTTGACCTGACCTACGCCGGCACCCGCGCCATGGTCGTCTATGACCTACCATTGAACGAGGTTGTCTTCGACTTCTACGACCGCCTGAAATCCGTCACCAAGGGCTACGCCAGCTTCGACTATCAGATGATCGGCTATCGTGAGGATTTCCTGGTCAAGATGTCCGTGCTGGTGAACGAGGAACCCGTCGACGCGCTGTCCATGATGGTCCACCGGGATCGCGCCGAGATGCGCGGCCGCGCCATGGTCGAGAAACTGAAAGAGCTGATCCCCCGCCACATGTTCAAAATCCCGATCCAGGCCGCGATTGGGGGCAGGGTGATTGCGCGGGAGACGCTGTCCGCGATGCGGAAAGACGTGACGGCGAAGTGCTACGGCGGCGACGCGACGCGGAAAAGGAAGCTGCTGGACAAGCAGAAGGCCGGGAAAAAGAAGATGCGCCAGTTCGGGAAAGTGGATATCCCGCAGGAAGCCTTCATAAACGCCCTGAAGATGGACGGGTAG
- a CDS encoding chromosome partitioning protein ParB — translation MPFVSPLPIDQIYVPAKRAKTLEADKVQALAEDILENGQQVPIRVREGKGRYVLLEGLHRLEAMRALGEETVDGFVVHARLH, via the coding sequence ATGCCCTTCGTCAGCCCCCTGCCCATTGACCAGATCTACGTCCCCGCCAAACGCGCCAAGACGCTGGAGGCCGACAAGGTCCAGGCCCTGGCCGAGGATATCCTTGAGAACGGCCAGCAAGTCCCGATCCGGGTGCGCGAGGGCAAGGGGCGGTATGTGCTGCTCGAGGGGCTGCACCGGCTGGAGGCGATGCGGGCACTGGGGGAGGAGACGGTGGACGGGTTTGTGGTGCATGCGCGGTTGCATTGA
- a CDS encoding GNAT family N-acetyltransferase, translated as MPENRDPNAPVPNWSPPQRPDFDVLEGRWARVERLDPARHAANLFDANRASDAIWDYLPYGPFAHPDAFADWLTSVAPGEDPRFHAIQDLETGRYAGVASYLRIAPEAGSIEVGHINLAPELQRTRAATEAMFLLMKWAFEAGYRRYEWKCNATNAGSRRAAGRLGLSYEGVFRQAAVIKGRNRDTAWFAAIDAEWPAFKSAFESWLSPDNFGTDGRQKTRLADLTRPVLAAHDPTATP; from the coding sequence ATGCCCGAAAATCGCGACCCCAACGCACCGGTCCCCAACTGGTCGCCGCCGCAGCGCCCGGATTTCGACGTTCTGGAAGGTCGCTGGGCGCGGGTCGAGCGTCTGGACCCCGCCCGCCACGCTGCCAATCTGTTCGATGCCAACCGCGCGTCGGATGCAATCTGGGACTACCTGCCTTACGGCCCGTTTGCGCACCCAGATGCCTTTGCCGACTGGCTCACCTCGGTCGCGCCCGGTGAAGACCCACGCTTCCACGCCATTCAGGATCTTGAAACTGGCCGCTACGCAGGTGTCGCCAGCTATTTGCGCATCGCGCCCGAAGCCGGGTCCATCGAAGTCGGGCACATAAACCTTGCGCCCGAACTGCAACGCACCCGCGCCGCGACCGAAGCGATGTTCCTGCTGATGAAATGGGCGTTTGAGGCCGGGTATCGCCGCTATGAATGGAAGTGCAACGCCACCAACGCAGGCTCGCGCCGCGCCGCTGGGCGGCTGGGCCTCAGCTATGAGGGGGTCTTTCGGCAAGCCGCCGTCATCAAGGGGCGCAACCGCGATACCGCCTGGTTCGCCGCCATCGACGCGGAATGGCCCGCATTCAAATCCGCATTTGAATCCTGGTTGTCGCCGGACAATTTCGGCACCGATGGGCGTCAAAAAACGCGCCTCGCAGATCTGACCCGGCCAGTTCTGGCAGCACACGACCCGACCGCCACCCCCTAG
- a CDS encoding IS3 family transposase, with the protein MGQADPQRKPELLKAQGLTTGELRQAVIHTRQKLATSERRTCRVVGMARSSLQYRPAPKDDDALRLALIRLAKQYGRYGYRKVSELLRIEGWRVNHKKVERLWQEEGLQLPQRHRKRRRLYHKDSSIIRLRPTHPNHIWSIDFVHDKLSNGRSYKMLTVLDEYTRQALAVEVRSRMGAEDVLEALYPLLLCHGTPEYIRSDNGPEFVAKAMQEWLVRVGVRPIRIYPGSPWENGYNERFNGTLRHEILNAEWFTTTKQAQIVINHWLKQYNHTRPHQALNMRPPMPETLIRNGPELGG; encoded by the coding sequence ATTGGACAAGCTGATCCTCAAAGAAAGCCTGAACTACTTAAAGCCCAGGGCCTGACGACTGGGGAGCTCCGTCAGGCCGTTATTCATACGCGCCAAAAGCTCGCGACCTCGGAGCGGAGGACCTGCCGGGTCGTCGGTATGGCGCGAAGCTCTCTGCAATATCGACCCGCGCCAAAAGACGATGATGCTCTACGGCTCGCTTTGATCCGCCTGGCCAAGCAATATGGGCGCTACGGCTATCGTAAAGTTTCGGAACTCCTGCGCATCGAGGGCTGGCGGGTCAATCATAAGAAGGTTGAGCGTCTCTGGCAGGAAGAAGGACTGCAACTCCCGCAGCGGCACAGGAAGCGCAGACGGCTTTATCACAAGGACAGCTCGATCATTCGCCTCAGGCCGACGCATCCGAACCACATCTGGAGCATCGACTTCGTTCACGACAAGCTCAGCAATGGCCGGAGCTACAAGATGCTGACCGTTCTGGATGAGTACACCCGGCAGGCCCTGGCCGTGGAAGTTCGCAGCAGGATGGGCGCCGAAGATGTTCTGGAGGCGCTATATCCGCTGCTCCTCTGCCATGGCACGCCGGAGTATATCCGCTCCGACAACGGCCCAGAGTTCGTAGCCAAGGCGATGCAGGAGTGGTTGGTTCGCGTTGGTGTTCGACCAATTAGAATCTATCCGGGGTCCCCTTGGGAAAACGGATACAACGAGAGGTTCAACGGCACTCTCCGGCACGAGATCCTCAACGCTGAATGGTTCACAACAACGAAACAGGCACAGATCGTCATCAATCATTGGCTTAAGCAGTACAACCACACACGTCCGCACCAGGCTCTGAACATGCGACCACCAATGCCAGAAACTCTAATCAGAAATGGCCCAGAACTTGGGGGCTAG
- a CDS encoding IS630 family transposase (programmed frameshift), whose protein sequence is MSAPLPSALRIRFQRYIEEGLSGRAAALRLKLSPATGARWARQVRMKGHAEPARQGPPRGKGKLAPHREFFEELIAQDPDITLFELRNALADAEGVRVHHSSIANLLSRLGFTYKKSLVATERRRAKVRQQRADWFRYRSPAIATFPERVVFIDETAVKTNLTRLRGRAKRGKRLTMDAPFGSWGTQTLIAGLTQGALIAPWVIKGAIDGPAFAAYIREVLVPEINPGTVVILDNLATHRNKEATQALRNHGCWFLYLPPYSPDLNPIEQAFSKLKAHLRRIGVRSFTQVFEAIGAICDLYDPVECWNYFKAAGYVSG, encoded by the exons ATGTCAGCACCTTTGCCATCTGCGCTTCGGATACGGTTTCAGAGATACATTGAAGAAGGGTTGAGCGGGCGCGCGGCGGCGTTGCGGTTGAAGCTGTCGCCTGCCACAGGCGCGCGGTGGGCGCGTCAGGTGAGGATGAAGGGTCATGCGGAACCTGCCCGGCAGGGACCGCCGCGCGGCAAGGGAAAGCTGGCTCCGCATCGGGAATTCTTTGAGGAGTTGATCGCACAAGACCCTGACATCACGCTCTTTGAGTTGCGTAATGCGCTGGCCGATGCAGAGGGTGTGCGGGTGCATCACTCCTCCATCGCCAACCTTCTGTCCCGGCTCGGCTTCACGTAC AAAAAGTCGCTGGTCGCAACCGAGCGCCGCCGCGCCAAGGTAAGGCAGCAACGGGCCGACTGGTTCAGATACCGCTCGCCAGCCATTGCGACCTTTCCTGAGCGCGTTGTCTTTATTGACGAAACCGCAGTGAAGACAAACCTCACGCGCCTACGCGGCAGAGCCAAGCGCGGTAAGCGCCTGACGATGGATGCGCCCTTCGGAAGCTGGGGAACCCAAACCTTGATCGCGGGCCTGACCCAAGGCGCGCTGATCGCACCTTGGGTCATCAAGGGAGCGATAGATGGCCCCGCCTTCGCGGCCTACATCCGCGAAGTGCTGGTCCCCGAGATCAACCCCGGCACTGTCGTCATTCTCGACAACCTGGCAACCCACCGGAATAAGGAGGCGACGCAGGCTTTACGCAATCACGGCTGCTGGTTCCTTTACCTGCCACCGTACTCGCCCGACCTGAATCCCATCGAGCAGGCCTTCTCTAAACTGAAAGCCCATTTGCGACGGATCGGGGTCAGGTCCTTTACCCAGGTCTTCGAAGCAATCGGAGCAATCTGCGATCTCTACGACCCAGTAGAATGCTGGAACTACTTTAAGGCCGCCGGATATGTCTCAGGTTAA
- a CDS encoding DUF1467 family protein yields the protein MGIASGLVLYAVIWFVVLFVVLPIRLETQGDAGKRLIGTHAGSPANLNMKKKALLVSIIAFVVWAVVAGIIVSGVISVRDLDWFDRMRPGAG from the coding sequence ATGGGTATCGCCTCGGGCCTCGTCCTCTATGCGGTGATCTGGTTTGTCGTTCTGTTCGTCGTGCTGCCGATTCGGCTGGAAACCCAAGGTGACGCCGGCAAACGACTGATCGGCACCCACGCCGGATCGCCGGCGAACCTGAACATGAAGAAGAAGGCGCTGTTGGTCAGCATAATCGCGTTCGTCGTCTGGGCCGTGGTGGCCGGGATCATCGTCTCGGGCGTTATTTCGGTGCGCGATCTGGACTGGTTCGACCGGATGCGCCCGGGGGCGGGGTAA